From the genome of Notolabrus celidotus isolate fNotCel1 chromosome 5, fNotCel1.pri, whole genome shotgun sequence, one region includes:
- the LOC117813029 gene encoding gap junction beta-1 protein-like isoform X1, whose translation MPLTPPAEPDPEPKMNWASFYAVISGVNRHSTGIGRIWLSVLFIFRILVLVVAAESVWGDEKSGFTCNTQQPGCNSVCYDHFFPISHIRLWALQLILVSTPALLVAMHVAHRRHVDKRLYKLSGRTNPKDLEQIKTQKMKITGALWWTYVISLLFRLIFEVTFMYLFYMIYPGYKMIRLVKCDSYPCPNTVDCFVSRPTEKTVFTVFMLAVSGVCILLNIAEVVFLVGKACGKHLSNAGDSTMGAWIQKLCSY comes from the coding sequence ACCCAGAACCAAAGATGAACTGGGCATCGTTTTATGCTGTCATCAGTGGCGTTAACAGACACTCCACTGGCATCGGCCGCATCTGGCTCTCCGTCCTCTTCATTTTCCGGATCTTGGTCCTGGTGGTAGCAGCTGAGAGTGTTTGGGGCGACGAGAAATCTGGCTTCACATGCAACACCCAGCAGCCAGGCTGCAACAGTGTCTGCTATGACCACTTTTTCCCCATCTCCCACATCCGCCTGTGGGCCCTCCAGCTCATCCTGGTCTCCACTCCGGCCCTGCTGGTCGCCATGCACGTGGCCCACCGCCGCCATGTCGACAAGAGGCTGTACAAACTGTCAGGACGGACCAACCCTAAAGACCTGGAGCAGATAAAGACACAGAAGATGAAAATCACAGGTGCTTTGTGGTGGACATACGTCATCAGCCTGTTGTTCCGTCTGATCTTTGAAGTCACcttcatgtatttgttttacATGATCTACCCCGGATATAAGATGATCCGGCTGGTGAAGTGTGACTCGTACCCCTGTCCAAACACCGTGGACTGCTTTGTGTCCAGGCCCACAGAGAAGACAGTCTTCACTGTGTTCATGCTGGCTGTGTCAGGGGTCTGTATCCTGTTAAATATTGCAGAGGTGGTATTCTTGGTAGGGAAAGCCTGCGGTAAGCATTTGAGCAATGCTGGAGACTCGACTATGGGGGCTTGGATCCAAAAGCTCTGCTCCTACTAA
- the LOC117813029 gene encoding gap junction beta-1 protein-like isoform X2, translating to MNWASFYAVISGVNRHSTGIGRIWLSVLFIFRILVLVVAAESVWGDEKSGFTCNTQQPGCNSVCYDHFFPISHIRLWALQLILVSTPALLVAMHVAHRRHVDKRLYKLSGRTNPKDLEQIKTQKMKITGALWWTYVISLLFRLIFEVTFMYLFYMIYPGYKMIRLVKCDSYPCPNTVDCFVSRPTEKTVFTVFMLAVSGVCILLNIAEVVFLVGKACGKHLSNAGDSTMGAWIQKLCSY from the coding sequence ATGAACTGGGCATCGTTTTATGCTGTCATCAGTGGCGTTAACAGACACTCCACTGGCATCGGCCGCATCTGGCTCTCCGTCCTCTTCATTTTCCGGATCTTGGTCCTGGTGGTAGCAGCTGAGAGTGTTTGGGGCGACGAGAAATCTGGCTTCACATGCAACACCCAGCAGCCAGGCTGCAACAGTGTCTGCTATGACCACTTTTTCCCCATCTCCCACATCCGCCTGTGGGCCCTCCAGCTCATCCTGGTCTCCACTCCGGCCCTGCTGGTCGCCATGCACGTGGCCCACCGCCGCCATGTCGACAAGAGGCTGTACAAACTGTCAGGACGGACCAACCCTAAAGACCTGGAGCAGATAAAGACACAGAAGATGAAAATCACAGGTGCTTTGTGGTGGACATACGTCATCAGCCTGTTGTTCCGTCTGATCTTTGAAGTCACcttcatgtatttgttttacATGATCTACCCCGGATATAAGATGATCCGGCTGGTGAAGTGTGACTCGTACCCCTGTCCAAACACCGTGGACTGCTTTGTGTCCAGGCCCACAGAGAAGACAGTCTTCACTGTGTTCATGCTGGCTGTGTCAGGGGTCTGTATCCTGTTAAATATTGCAGAGGTGGTATTCTTGGTAGGGAAAGCCTGCGGTAAGCATTTGAGCAATGCTGGAGACTCGACTATGGGGGCTTGGATCCAAAAGCTCTGCTCCTACTAA